The Caretta caretta isolate rCarCar2 chromosome 10, rCarCar1.hap1, whole genome shotgun sequence genome has a window encoding:
- the TSPAN3 gene encoding tetraspanin-3, with the protein MGAGVMGQCGITSSKTVLVFLNLIFWAAAGILCYVGAYVFITYDDYDHFFEDVYTLIPAVVIIAVGTLLFIIGLIGCCATIRESRCGLATFVIILLLVFITEVVVVVLGYIYRAKVEDEVDHSIQKVYDAYSGTNPDAATRAIDYVQRQLRCCGSHNYSDWENTKWFKETKNNSVPLSCCKATSTNCTGSLTHPMDLYSEGCEALVVKKLQEIMMYVIWAALAFAAIQLLGMLCACVVLCRRSRDPAYELLITGGTYA; encoded by the exons gcagCAGCAGGCATTCTGTGCTATGTGGGAGCCTATGTCTTCATAACGTATGACGACTACGATCACTTCTTTGAAGATGTCTATACGcttattccagcagtggttatAATAGCTGTGGGGACACTTCTCTTTATTATCGGACTTATTGGGTGCTGTGCCACAATCCGTGAAAGTCGCTGTGGACTTGCCACT TTTGTGATCATCCTCCTCTTGGTTTTCATCACTGAAGTTGTGGTGGTAGTTCTGGGATACATCTACAGAGCAAAG GTGGAGGATGAAGTTGATCACAGCATTCAGAAGGTGTATGATGCATACAGTGGGACAAACCCTGATGCTGCCACCCGCGCTATTGATTATGTACAGAGACAG CTGCGCTGTTGTGGGAGCCACAACTATTCAGACTGGGAGAACACAAAGTGGTTCAAAGAAACTAAAAATAACAGCGTGCCCCTCAGCTGCTGCAAAGCAACCAGCACCAATTGTACTGGCAGTTTGACCCACCCAATGGACCTTTATTCTGAG GGGTGTGAGGCTCTAGTTGTAAAGAAGCTACAAGAAATCATGATGTATGTTATCTGGGCAGCTCTGGCATTTGCTGCCATTCAG CTGCTGGGCATGCTGTGTGCCTGTGTAGTGTTGTGTAGGAGGAGCCGGGATCCTGCTTACGAGCTTCTTATCACTGGAGGAACCTACGCATAG